A genomic region of Cannabis sativa cultivar Pink pepper isolate KNU-18-1 chromosome 1, ASM2916894v1, whole genome shotgun sequence contains the following coding sequences:
- the LOC115704817 gene encoding serine/threonine-protein kinase-like protein CCR2: protein MTIQRCLFVGAPIFILIFHLPWLQFAFGYGSVGPIAAAFGEKGFFCAIDASGKQDIICWDKENKSSSSTTYFNSLPAMVSLSGGEEFMCGITSNSSKAYCWNLETNSAMDLVPEAYKSTSYSVMAAGKDHVCGIKGYYYEKNEVGNVDCWQYIKKRDNSSNVYAISNTLFYDPSIINGLLLRSVVSGEGFSCGVAKDGGVICWGPKSGNLGSSPGDLMSLAAGRNSVCGITAMSGEVKCWGEATEFDSPPVGTRFMSLSVGAKHYCGIFEDDHSVQCWGSIQSPLSVPKGYGFMAIASSDFTTCGVREVDLVLDCWGVHGQSKQDYTPPLQLCSPGVCSPGSCASGKFAFNASVVLNEAGLTSLCARNDVKICLPCGTNCSQGLFPSSICTENANRVCTACSLCQNSSCWDICNISSSSFSGIRDQDRQEFMKKLVIIIGSLVSGSLLILICWCLLSRISRSKNQEKGRSCCFLCAGKQAVEADPETNSQTSVSVQTCIATTQVFRLSELKDATHGFKEYNELGRGNFGFVYKAVLSDGNQVAVKRANAATIIHTNTKEFEAELEILCNMRHSNIVNLLGYCAEMGERLLVYEYMPHGTLYDHLHGELSPLDWNLRLKITLQAAKGLEYLHKQAKPPIVHGDMTTSNILLDAEWGARISDFGLLSTTTTEKDQNVNMESDVYNFGIVLLEILSGRKAYDRDCSPAGIVNWALPLIKRGKAAATVDKNVALPRNVEPLLKLADIAELALKEIPAERPSISEVVSLLDQTMKCGMTM, encoded by the coding sequence ATGACAATCCAAAGATGTCTCTTTGTTGGGGCTCCCATTTTCATACTCATTTTTCATCTTCCATGGCTGCAGTTTGCATTTGGTTATGGCTCGGTTGGGCCGATTGCGGCTGCATTTGGCGAAAAAGGGTTCTTCTGCGCCATTGATGCTAGTGGGAAGCAAGACATCATATGCTGGGATAAGGAAAACAAGTCCTCATCATCAACAACATACTTCAATTCTCTTCCAGCCATGGTTTCGCTTTCGGGTGGTGAAGAATTCATGTGTGGCATTACGTCCAACTCTTCCAAGGCTTATTGCTGGAACTTGGAAACGAATTCAGCAATGGATCTTGTCCCTGAAGCTTATAAAAGCACCTCTTATTCTGTAATGGCGGCTGGAAAAGACCATGTATGTGGTATTAAAGGATACTACTATGAAAAAAATGAAGTGGGCAATGTTGATTGTTGGCAGTATattaaaaaaagagataataGTTCAAATGTATATGCTATATCTAATACTCTTTTTTATGACCCTTCAATTATTAATGGTTTACTTTTAAGAAGTGTTGTTTCTGGGGAAGGCTTCAGTTGTGGTGTTGCTAAAGATGGTGGTGTCATTTGCTGGGGTCCTAAATCTGGTAATTTGGGGTCATCCCCAGGTGATCTTATGTCCTTGGCTGCAGGTAGGAACTCTGTTTGTGGAATCACAGCTATGAGTGGTGAAGTCAAATGCTGGGGTGAGGCTACTGAGTTTGATTCTCCTCCTGTTGGGACTCGATTTATGAGCTTATCAGTTGGAGCTAAACACTACTGTGGGATATTTGAGGACGATCATAGTGTCCAATGTTGGGGAAGTATTCAATCCCCATTGTCTGTTCCGAAGGGATATGGATTTATGGCAATTGCTTCTTCAGATTTCACCACTTGTGGGGTTAGAGAGGTTGACTTGGTTCTTGATTGTTGGGGTGTTCATGGTCAATCCAAGCAAGATTACACCCCACCATTGCAGTTGTGTAGCCCGGGAGTGTGCTCTCCGGGCTCGTGTGCTTCAGGGAAATTTGCATTTAATGCTAGTGTTGTCTTGAATGAGGCAGGTTTGACTAGTTTATGTGCTAGAAACGATGTCAAAATTTGCTTGCCTTGTGGAACAAATTGCTCTCAAGGCCTTTTTCCTTCTAGCATTTGTACTGAGAATGCTAATAGAGTATGCACTGCTTGTTCACTTTGCCAGAACAGTTCTTGTTGGGATATATGTAacatttcttcttcatctttttccGGGATTCGAGACCAAGATAGACAAGAATTCATGAAGAAATTAGTGATCATCATTGGTTCATTAGTCTCGGGCTCTTTACTAATTCTGATTTGCTGGTGTCTTTTAAGCCGAATAAGCAGATCAAAGAATCAAGAAAAAGGTAGAAGCTGTTGCTTTTTGTGTGCAGGAAAGCAGGCGGTAGAGGCTGACCCTGAAACTAATTCACAAACATCTGTTTCTGTACAAACCTGCATTGCAACAACACAAGTGTTTCGGCTTTCCGAGCTCAAAGATGCTACTCATGGATTCAAGGAGTATAATGAGTTAGGCAGAGGAAACTTTGGTTTTGTCTACAAAGCTGTTCTCTCTGATGGCAACCAAGTAGCTGTCAAGAGGGCTAATGCAGCCACCATAATTCACACAAACACAAAGGAATTCGAAGCAGAACTCGAAATACTATGCAACATGAGGCACAGCAATATTGTAAACTTGTTGGGATATTGTGCAGAGATGGGGGAACGATTACTTGTTTATGAGTACATGCCTCATGGCACCCTATATGATCATCTCCATGGAGAGCTTTCACCTCTTGATTGGAATTTAAGGTTGAAAATCACATTGCAGGCTGCGAAAGGCCTCGAGTACCTTCACAAACAAGCCAAGCCACCTATTGTTCATGGTGACATGACAACCTCTAACATCCTTCTTGATGCAGAATGGGGTGCAAGGATTTCAGATTTTGGGCTGCTAAGTACTACTACTACTGAGAAGGACCAAAATGTAAACATGGAAAGTGATGTTTACAATTTTGGGATTGTTTTGCTTGAGATTTTAAGTGGAAGGAAAGCTTATGACAGGGATTGTAGCCCTGCAGGAATTGTTAATTGGGCATTGCCATTAATAAAAAGAGGGAAAGCAGCAGCCACTGTTGACAAGAATGTGGCTCTTCCAAGAAATGTTGAACCATTGCTTAAGCTTGCAGACATAGCTGAGCTTGCACTAAAGGAAATTCCCGCCGAGCGGCCGAGCATATCTGAGGTTGTGTCTTTGTTGGATCAGACTATGAAATGTGGAATGACAATGTAA